The genomic stretch TGCGTGAGTTTCCGGGTCACCATATCCGGAGGGGAGCTTTCCCAGCACTCGGAAGGCGAGAAGGAGACAAGGGGGGAGCCCTCCTGATAGGTCACCACACTGTCCTGTCTCAAGGGGGCGACTGCATGGAAACGGGCAATCCGCAGCGACTCCCGGCAGGGCCGGAGAGAGGCATCGGAGGCCGGAGGGGTATCCAAGGGGATTCGGTAGTACTTCGGCGTAGGTACCGTGGTGCATCCACAGATGAAGGCCAGCAGGGCGATCGATAGCCTGGAATACGGTTTGATCATCTTTTTGCCTTTTCGCGGTAGATCAGTCGCCACGGCTGCCTTTTGAGTTGACTCGAGAGGAGCCTCAACTGCTCGGAGACCTCCAGGAGATTGGCCATGGTGTCCTCGAGATAGTCACCGGTGATAGAGATGCGGCCGTTGAGGTTGTCGATGAGATCTCCTGCTTTCCGAGAGTCCTCCTTGACAGTGGCGAGAGTGGACCGCAGATCCTCTCGATTCTCTGCCACGGTCTGAGCGAGAGTGCGTGAAAGGGCATCGAGGCGTTCCGCAGACCTCCTGACAGCCAGAAGGGTCCGCCGGACGGTGCGGCTGTTCTTGACAACGAGCCCGTCTACATGGCCCACCGCCGTGTTGAGACCCTTTAGAAGGTTCTCCACCTCAAGGGTCAGGGTTGAGAGGCTCTTCTCTCCCTCAACCGCCAGCCTGTTGACCGAGTGGAGGGTCTGCTGCACGGCCATGAGATTCTCTTCGTTCAAAATCCGGTTGACCGCATGGATGACCCGTTGGATGGAGGTGTTGAGCGTCTGGGAGAGCTCGGCCGCCTGGGCCAGCAGGTCTCCCATCTCCACCATATCCCGGGAGGGAATCATACTGCGAGGAGGAAGGGGATCGGTGGCTCCGGGCTCCTGGGTAAGAAGAACATAGTAATCACCTACGAGGCCGAGGGTCTGCACCCTTGCCACGGCGCCTCGATAGATGGGAGTTCCGGGCTTCACCCCTATGGTAACTTCGATCTTGGAGGCGTCTTCACCACTCACGGCTATGGACAGTACCCGGCCCACCCGAAGCCCACCCAGGCGGACAGAGCCTCCCTTTTCCAGACCGCCGACTGCGGAAAACCGGATACGATAGGTGTCGAGGCTCTCCCAGAATCCCGATCCACCGATGAAGACGACCATGGCACCGAATATCAGGAGCGCAGCGACAACGACAAGTCCGGCCTTTATCTCCTCTTTCCTGTGGTTCATAGGTTCCCCTTTGGAGGATTCAGATATCGACTCCTGCTATGGCATCAAGGTAGCTTTCGCTGTCATAGACCCCGTGCACCGGCTTCCTGTCGAGGAATCGACGCACAGTGGGGTCGGCGGAGGCCAGGATCTCCTGGAGGGTTCCGCAAAAGATCACCCTGCCCTGGTCCAGCATGATCACTCTGTCCGCAATGGTCTTGATGCTGGGAAGTTCATGGGTCACTGCCACGATGGTCATTCTGAACGTCTTTTTGAGTTTCAGAATCAGTTCGTCCATTTCCGCGGAGGTTCCCGGGTCGAGACCCGCGGTGGGCTCATCAAAATAGAGAATCTCCGGGTCCATCGAGATGGCCCTGGCAAGCCCTGCCCGTTTCTTCATCCCGCCACTGATTTGAGACGGGAGAAAACCGTCAAAACCCAGGAGACCGACCAGTTCCAGTTTCATCCGGGTCATGATCCGGATGGTGCTTTCCTCCAGTGATGTGTGTTCCCTGAGGGGAAGGGCCACATTGTCGGCCAGAGTCATTGAATTCAGCAAGCCTCCTCCCTGGAAAAGCACGCCCTGGCGAGTCCTTACCCGGTTGAGCTCGTTTTCGGACATTGCCACGATATCTTCTCCCCTGACAAGGATCCGGCCCGACTCGGGTTTGAGGAGGCCCACCATGTGGCGCAGGAGGGTGGTCTTGCCACAGCCGCTGCTCCCCGCTATGACGGTGATCTCTCCTCTGGGGATGTGGAAGGAGACCCCCTCTAGAACCCTCCGTTCCCCGTAAGAGGCTACAAGGTCTATCACCTGGACGATCGGATCCGGCACGTTCTTCCTCCCCGGCGGGGCGACCCTAACCGAAAAGATAGAAGAGAACCGTGAAAAAGCAATCCGCAAGGATGATCAGGAAAATGCATGTCACCACGGACCGTGTTGTCCGCAAGCCCACGCCCTCGGCTCCACCGTCGACGCTGAACCCCTGGTGGCAGCCGACAAACCCGATGATCAGCGAGAAGACCAGTCCCTTTATCAAACCGCTCAGCACATCGCTGAGAACGAGAGCATTCGCTGTCTGGTTGAAATACCTCTCGAAATTCAGGTTGAGGCTTCCCACGGCGACGAGAAACCCGCCCGCGATTCCGACGAAGTCCGAGATGAGAACCAATCCGGGGAGCATGACCATGATCGCCGTTATCTTCGGGACGACCATGAACTTTATCGGACTGAGTCCCATGGCCACGAGGGCGTCTATCTCTTCGGCGACCTTCATGGAACCGATCTCGGCGGCGAAAGCCGAACCGCTTCTCCCGGCGACTATGATCGCGGTCAGGAGGGGACCCAGCTCTCGGGTCATGGAAATGCCGACGAGATCGGCTACATAGATGAGGGCTCCTACCCTTCTCAGCTGGTAGGCCGCCTGGAGGGCCATGATGACGCCGACCGCCAGGGAGATGAGGCTGACGATGGGGACGGCCTCATAGCCGATCAAGACCATCTGGTCCACGGTGCTCGTCCAGCGGAAGCCTTTTTTCTTGAGAGGACCGGCGAAAAGCCAATAGATCGTTTCGTTTATGAGCCTGGAAGCGTGGCTCAGGCCCGCCATGGCGGTCAGAGTCCTGTTGCCCACATTGCCGAGGAATCCGTATATCATGGTCTCTTCAAGGCCTCTTCCACGGTACCGAAAATATGGAAGATTCTGTCCAGATGGGCGAATCTCAGTACTTCCTGGATCGCAGGGCCCGGACTGGCGATGCTGAACCTTCCCCCGTAGGTCTTGGTGAGCTGGAACCCTTCCACAAGGGTGGCGATCCCGGAACTGTCCATATAGGTGACGCCGCCGAGATCGACGATGAGGGAGCGGATCCTTTTCTGGGCCCACTGAACGATCTCCTGGCGGAGCCCAGGGGATGAGTAGAGATCCACTTCACCGTGGACCGAGACAATAGCGGCTCCATCGGTCAAGACCGTGCTGACTTTCATAAGTCCTCCTCATCTCCCCTGTACTTTACGAGTCTGTAGCGATTTCCCACGGGTGAGGGCAAGCCGAATTCGAATTCGTCCAGGGCCGACCGTACCAGGGAGAGCCCGAGGCCTCCCGGTTTGAGCCCGCTGGGTCTCGGCCTTTCCAGGAGACGGGGGTCAACCTTCTGGCCGAAGTCCTGAATATGAATCTCGAGCCCGTTTTCGATGAGTCTATAGTCGAGGATCATCTCCTGCCCGGGATCGGCCCTGTAGGTATGGCGGATGATATTCGTACAGATCTCGTCCACCGCCAACTTGATCTGTTCTATCTGTTTGGATTCAAATCCAGCGACAAGAGCGATCCGACCCGTGGCTGACCGTACCGCGCTTAGAAGCCGAGGGTCGCTCAAGGTTCGTATCTCGAAGATCCCATTCATCGGTTCTCCAAGAGGCAAAGACTGCCCTTTGACAGGAGGCACAGGGTCCTCTGTTTCCCCTTTCTTGCCAATCGGCCAGACTTTCCTGATACTTTAGATGGAACTCGGACGATCTCGAACAGGGGCCTCGCTTTCAGACCCCCTGTGGGCGGTTTCTTGAAATCCCGAGGTCCCTGTGATAGGGTGTTTTTGAGAGGGCGATAAAGCTAATCAGGGTCAGTCTTTTGGCAGGAGGGAGAGGACACCGGGAGACCCGCCGGGGGAAGATGTCTGCTGACCCGGGGTAGTCCGGCCTGTCGGCTCTCCGGGGGCCGCCGGGTCCGCGATCCTGTCGGTGGAGGAAAATCGTCGGCAGTGGGGGCAGTTGAGGCTTATCTGAGGAGACGGTCTCGGCTGAGTAGTCAGGATACACGGTTCGTGTGCCCGGAGTGGTGTCCCCGGTATGGATGCAGAGATCCGAATCTTCAGGTGCCTGTTACCTTGGTGGACCTGATTTTCCAGGCAGAGGCACTTGAAAGAGAGCCCGATGAACTCTACCGCCTTTTCTACAAGATCGGCTGGTCACCGGAGGATGAGACGTCTTGGGTGGGACGGCTCAGTCTGGAACTTAGGAAACCATGCGGGTTTCTGGAAGGGCTGTGGTGCCGGGTTTACCCTGTCCGGCCCATCGGCTGTGCAGAATTCCCGGAGGCATGGCACCTGTGGTCCCG from Deltaproteobacteria bacterium encodes the following:
- a CDS encoding ATP-binding protein; this encodes MNGIFEIRTLSDPRLLSAVRSATGRIALVAGFESKQIEQIKLAVDEICTNIIRHTYRADPGQEMILDYRLIENGLEIHIQDFGQKVDPRLLERPRPSGLKPGGLGLSLVRSALDEFEFGLPSPVGNRYRLVKYRGDEEDL
- a CDS encoding ABC transporter ATP-binding protein; the protein is MPDPIVQVIDLVASYGERRVLEGVSFHIPRGEITVIAGSSGCGKTTLLRHMVGLLKPESGRILVRGEDIVAMSENELNRVRTRQGVLFQGGGLLNSMTLADNVALPLREHTSLEESTIRIMTRMKLELVGLLGFDGFLPSQISGGMKKRAGLARAISMDPEILYFDEPTAGLDPGTSAEMDELILKLKKTFRMTIVAVTHELPSIKTIADRVIMLDQGRVIFCGTLQEILASADPTVRRFLDRKPVHGVYDSESYLDAIAGVDI
- a CDS encoding ABC transporter permease, which encodes MIYGFLGNVGNRTLTAMAGLSHASRLINETIYWLFAGPLKKKGFRWTSTVDQMVLIGYEAVPIVSLISLAVGVIMALQAAYQLRRVGALIYVADLVGISMTRELGPLLTAIIVAGRSGSAFAAEIGSMKVAEEIDALVAMGLSPIKFMVVPKITAIMVMLPGLVLISDFVGIAGGFLVAVGSLNLNFERYFNQTANALVLSDVLSGLIKGLVFSLIIGFVGCHQGFSVDGGAEGVGLRTTRSVVTCIFLIILADCFFTVLFYLFG
- a CDS encoding MCE family protein → MNHRKEEIKAGLVVVAALLIFGAMVVFIGGSGFWESLDTYRIRFSAVGGLEKGGSVRLGGLRVGRVLSIAVSGEDASKIEVTIGVKPGTPIYRGAVARVQTLGLVGDYYVLLTQEPGATDPLPPRSMIPSRDMVEMGDLLAQAAELSQTLNTSIQRVIHAVNRILNEENLMAVQQTLHSVNRLAVEGEKSLSTLTLEVENLLKGLNTAVGHVDGLVVKNSRTVRRTLLAVRRSAERLDALSRTLAQTVAENREDLRSTLATVKEDSRKAGDLIDNLNGRISITGDYLEDTMANLLEVSEQLRLLSSQLKRQPWRLIYREKAKR
- a CDS encoding STAS domain-containing protein; protein product: MKVSTVLTDGAAIVSVHGEVDLYSSPGLRQEIVQWAQKRIRSLIVDLGGVTYMDSSGIATLVEGFQLTKTYGGRFSIASPGPAIQEVLRFAHLDRIFHIFGTVEEALKRP